GTTTGCTGTAACCTGGTTATGACCTGGTTATGACCTGGTTATGACGTGTTTATGTCAGTCTTACGACACAGCTTATTAGATTTCgttcacattatatataattaactttaattaaacattacataccgtttttttttttttttttcatttgcttcTGCTTCTGAACCACAAACGGTTTATAAAAAGAGCCGAGTCCGAGCCGATCTATCCAGGAAGCGTTAAAGTGAGCCAACGGCTTCACTAATGTGTTTATTGTTCCATCACTTCACACCTCGGCTCACCGCATCCTCCTGTGTTGCCTTGAGGAAAGATCTGAGGCCATCATGTGGCTCAGGGAACTTTAGATAAAGACacaacatcaaaacaaaaacaaaaaaaaaaaacatttatttggaaaGAATTTGATTCTTGAATTGATCGTGTTCTTTCATGGTGTTTAATAGTTAGctggatttttttgtgtgttttctaaatAACTCACTtaaacagttttcttttttatttaacgcacaaataaaataaacacaaatgcatgTTAAGGTTTTGCTTTGCTTTACTGTAGTGTAGCCTACTTAATGTGTTTGGTTGCCATTTATAAGGATTTGAAGTAGTTAAATTAATATTACTAGAAAAAGTTACACAATTGATCTGAGAAATGGTCATTGTGGACAGTTATGTGTTCATaatcagtgttttgtttgtttgtttgtttgtgtgtttgtttatgtgaccCACAATACACTTTAACAGTGATGTATTTTCTTAACTGTGTTTTATGAATTCATTTGTcagttggtttgttttatttctcataacAATATTAATAGAAATCCCAAACGTGTCTTgggttattttaattttattccatttcatTCACTGCTTCATTGCACTTTAGTCTGATGTTAATGAAgcaacagttttgttttgtttttttctttttccctacaaatctgttttgttttgtttgggcACAAGTCCCCAGTCCTGCACTAATCCGTTCCTCCACGTGTGCGTCAGGAGATGTGCAGGAATCTTCTTGTTGTTTTGCCTTGCAGGGTTAAAGACAGGTCTGAGAGCTGTGAGGTGTGATTGTGGCTTTCTGCGCGTAACCCGAGCTTCAATGAAGTCCTGAGCGCTTTAATTCTCTTCCCCTCTAAACACTGGCGCCTCCTTCCTGCGCTGTTTGTTTGCGGTCAGTTGATCCGGAGCGGAAATTCCTTTCCGTTTTTGTGAATGACAAACTTATTAACAATTCATCGGCGCAGGCCCCGGTTTCCATCCGGCCCCGTTGCTAAGGCGACGGCCGCTCTGAGCTTTCCTATTGGTCGGCGCGCAATAATGTAGGCATTGAAACGCCGCGCCTTCTCCTTCATTCACTAACACACAgccagagaccgagagagacacagagagaaacagagagaaggagagaaggacagagagagaagttaAAGCTTTGCGTTACTGGAACCAAACCCAGCTGAAGTCCGGACCCTTTCCACTGAGCGCGCAGCGTCACTGCACCGAGCTGGATGTTCAGTCTGGGTTCAgctttttcttgcttttctaTAAAAAACAGAGATTGTTATATAAGCGAAAGAAGAGCGTCAGTGGGGCTGCAGTTTACTCACAGGCGCGCGTTGAGTCATTGAGAAACGCGCACGCAGACGCATGAATGGACGGATACGGAGCGAGTCTCGACTTCACGCTTTAACaacaatttctctttttttgtgcatttcttGATCAGAACCGAAgttctattatttttaaaataaatatatataattactattattattttttacgcGTATGCTCCGGCGTGGCCTGGTGACAAGCAGCGGCCTCTGGACCTACGACATATCGCACTCCGGCCCCCGGTAACGGAAACCCCGATGCTCGATAAGTTCCGGCCCGCGCAGCTCGACACGGTAATGGCGATCAGCAAGAGCGTGGCGTGGCTCAGGGAGCAGCTGGAGACGCGCCGCGAGCGTCTGCTCGTGATGGACTGCCGCGCGCGAGAACTCTACGACTCGTCGCACGTCGAGGCGGCCATCAACGTGGCCATCCCGAGTCTCATGCTGCGGCGACTCAAGAAGGGCAACCTGCCCGTCAAGTCGCTGCTGTCCGACGGACAGGATCGCGAGAGGTTCGCGCGGCGCTGCAGGACCGACACTATCGTGCTGTACGACGAGTGCAGTCGCGAGTGGAACGAGAACGTGGACGGCGGCTCGGTGCTCGGTTTACTGCTACGGAGGATGAAGGACGAAGGATACAAAGCCTTTTACCTTGAAGGTAATGTGTTAGACCCCGAATGCACGCGTCCCAAACCGTacaggagtaatgtgtgttagtACGCGCTCATAACGCGTCCTGGAGGATCTGAGCAGCCTCATGGGAGCGAGAATGTTTTGGTATTTTGTCTTGCACACAGGCACAAAacgttttatataaatatatatatatatgtatatatatatcgtcaGCTCCATGCGGAGAAAAGGATGCATCAGCCTACATACAGCTgctaatgtgtgtttttaaacgATCAAAAATAACTTGTACTTGTGATTCACAAGTAACTTTGGATTGTAACTTTACTTGTAGCGCTAACGTGCGTTGACCCACGTGTACAGGGCGCCATTGCATACTTTTTGTAGCAGTCCATTAAAAGCATTTCTTTCAGTTATTTAATAGGAAATTTATAATGCACAAATGTGCGTGCAACGACGTGGATgcgctttataaataaataaacaaacaaaaaaataacaaaaatgcacatttttttttaaagtttagcatttgttgttgttattgttgttgttgtttatgaaACAGACAAGCATGGGTGAATTTTTCTGTACACTAACCTCATTATATTTTAACCTCACAGGCGGTTTCAGCAAGTTCCAGTCCGAGTGTCCTGCGCTCTGCGAGACCAACCTGGACGGTTCGTGCGGTGGAAGCGGCTCTCCCACGTCACATGTTCTGGGGCTCGGTGGCCTGCGCATCAGCTCTGATTCATCAGACATTGAGTCGGATGCGGACCGTGAGCCCGGCAGCGCCACCGACTCAGACGGCAGCCCTGCGTCAAACCCGCAGCCGTCATTCCCAGTTGAGATCCTGCCACATCTGTACCTAGGATGTGCAAAGGACTCCACCAACCTGGACGTGCTGGAGGAGTTCGGCATCAAGTACATCCTGAACGTGACCCCGAACCTGCCCAACCTTTTCGAAAACGCAGGAGAATTCAAGTACAAACAGATCCCTATATCGGACCACTGGAGCCAGAACCTGTCACAGTTCTTCCCAGAGGCCATCAGCTTCATCGGTGAgcaacacgcacacgcacacgcacatacacacacacatcacataacCCAGAGTTTTACAGGGACCTTGATTAGATTCAGCTTAATGGAGACCTCAATTTATACTTTAAGGAATCATCATTATTCACTCACCTCAATAGTGAGTCATCTgacaaatgtaatataatgtaagcTAAGACAAAGATAAGCCTGTTATTTATCTCTCATGGGGAAATGAAAATGTTAGAGCAGCATGATAGTAAGAATAATGACGCAGCAAAATAAGATTTGATAGTGTTAAGTGGAGTTTCATGGTTGAAACTTGACGGTTACACGCACGATTGACACGGTATGGGatactattttttaaaatttcttttattcttttttttattttttttttaattgcttgcAGTATAAAGCTGAAAAGTTCACCGGCAGCCATTTTGAAccattgtattttaaaaagtgttaaatGCTCCCTGCTCATGCTCATGCAGTTCTGAACAATAAGATAGAGTTAGACCCCTCGGATAGTTAAATGGTGGTCATAggtacataaaaataaatggtgCATTTGCATGAATATAAAACTTTAGTGTCTTCTTATAAACCATATGAACAGATTGTGGTTCTTTGTTTAAAACCCAACCGCAGTATTCCCAACTGTAGCTGTTTGGCTTGGTGTGTCCTTTTGTGTTTGTCGAGGagtttagctgtgtgtgtgtgtgtgtgtgtgtgcgtgtgtgctcaTGCTACAAAGGCTTATGATAGAACAGGAGATGAGGCGAGGTAATTTGAGCTCAACAGGAAGGAAGCAGCATTGAAAGTAATGTAGGACAGGGGCGGCGTTTCTCTCCCACACAACGGGGCCCATTTACAGGGGGGGAATGTTGACATCCTGCTCGCCATGACAGCGCGCCCCCGTGACTTCTACATTTACACTCCCCAAATGGTGGCATTGTTGAGTAACCTGGAGAGCGGAAGGATCATTCGATAGGCCATAATAGCCCATTTCCATGATTCCAGAAAAATGGAAGATTTGTTTTCGTCCTCTGTCATGCACTAGAGAGCGCACTGAATGAGAGCTTGTTCTGTGTGCTCCAGCCGGGAGTCTAATGAATTCTAAGAcacgcctctctctctctccctctctctctctctctaatgtaCACACTTATGAGAAcactttgtgctttttttgaATCATGATTTAACATCATCTTTGCACTAAAACCTAACCAgaaatcctttctttttcttttccttctcaaACAGACGAGGCTCGAGGTCAGAAGTGTGGCGTCCTCGTGCACTGTCTCGCCGGTATTAGCCGCTCCGTCACGGTGACCGTGGCCTATCTGATGCAGAAGCTCAACCTGTCCATGAATGACGCCTACGACATTGTCAAGATGAAAAAATCGAACATCTCGCCCAACTTTAACTTCATGGGGCAGCTGTTGGACTTTGAGCGCACGCTCGGGCTCCAGAGCCCGTGCGACAACCGAGCTTCGGCGCCTTCGCAGCCGCTCTACTTCAGCACGCCCACCAATCACAATGTCTTCCAGCTCGACCCGCTCGAGTCCACGTGAGACGAGGAGCAAGCTGCAGAAGGTGCCTGACCATCCAAATGtggctttctgtctttttcctctcttaaCCAGAAGAGGGTTTTCCGGACGTTTTTGACGCAGCTGGCGCAAGATGCCAACTGTTGCAAGTTAGCCAATGACGCGGCAATGCGCTTTGGCCTGAAGCGGAAAGGCAGCTGCTGTATTATTGGGACGGAGTAACGCagctctgtatctctctcagaCTCTGTAAGGTAGTTCCTGCTTTCTATCTTCGTACTCAAGCATGTGAAGACTGTCATAATGAGGAACTTCTGGCGTGCCAAAGAGAC
The Tachysurus vachellii isolate PV-2020 chromosome 13, HZAU_Pvac_v1, whole genome shotgun sequence genome window above contains:
- the dusp6 gene encoding dual specificity protein phosphatase 6; protein product: MLDKFRPAQLDTVMAISKSVAWLREQLETRRERLLVMDCRARELYDSSHVEAAINVAIPSLMLRRLKKGNLPVKSLLSDGQDRERFARRCRTDTIVLYDECSREWNENVDGGSVLGLLLRRMKDEGYKAFYLEGGFSKFQSECPALCETNLDGSCGGSGSPTSHVLGLGGLRISSDSSDIESDADREPGSATDSDGSPASNPQPSFPVEILPHLYLGCAKDSTNLDVLEEFGIKYILNVTPNLPNLFENAGEFKYKQIPISDHWSQNLSQFFPEAISFIDEARGQKCGVLVHCLAGISRSVTVTVAYLMQKLNLSMNDAYDIVKMKKSNISPNFNFMGQLLDFERTLGLQSPCDNRASAPSQPLYFSTPTNHNVFQLDPLEST